The following proteins are co-located in the Halarcobacter sp. genome:
- a CDS encoding ectoine synthase gives MIVRDIKNIINSEKEVHAHEGQWVSRRMLLKDDNMGFSFHETIIKANTKTHIHYQNHLEAVYCVAGNGKIEDLKTGEVHEIYDGVMYALNEHDDHNLYGGTEDMRLICVFNPPIKGTENHDENGVYPLED, from the coding sequence ATGATAGTACGAGATATAAAAAATATTATAAATAGTGAAAAAGAGGTTCATGCACATGAAGGTCAATGGGTAAGTAGAAGAATGCTTTTAAAAGATGACAATATGGGATTTTCATTCCATGAAACAATTATTAAAGCAAATACAAAAACACACATTCACTACCAAAACCATCTAGAAGCAGTATATTGCGTAGCAGGTAATGGGAAAATAGAGGATCTAAAAACTGGAGAAGTTCACGAGATTTATGATGGTGTAATGTATGCACTAAATGAACATGATGATCACAATTTATATGGGGGAACTGAAGACATGAGACTTATTTGTGTATTTAATCCTCCTATTAAAGGAACAGAGAACCATGATGAAAATGGAGTATATCCTTTAGAAGATTAG
- a CDS encoding aspartate kinase, producing MDIKVCKFGGSSVKDSSQIKKVFNIVKEDKKRRVIVVSAPGRDETYDEKITDHLLNLATNGIHFFEQKIQITPKQSYDVIINKFKKLCDDLKIEKTGILKDLKADLDKKNLSGVKKEAFLLSRGEHYNAKIINEYFKISGLNTKLKLPEDFKFILNENFCDGQIENETYKNIETNFSFKDDEVYIIPGFYGVTKNNEIAVMSRGGSDLTGGEIAYALDADLYENWTDTNGVYEVDPRIINDANVIPRLTFKEIRLLSSKGFNVFHFNAMLNCKKSKIPINIRNTNNPSNKGTMILNERVPMEDLVGIAKLDNMASIHIQKNMLGMRLVLLLNY from the coding sequence ATGGATATTAAAGTTTGTAAATTTGGAGGTAGTTCAGTTAAAGACTCGTCCCAGATTAAAAAAGTTTTTAATATTGTAAAAGAAGATAAAAAAAGAAGGGTTATAGTAGTATCAGCTCCAGGAAGAGATGAAACTTATGATGAAAAGATTACAGATCACCTTTTAAATCTAGCAACGAATGGAATCCATTTTTTTGAACAAAAGATTCAAATTACTCCAAAACAAAGTTATGATGTTATTATTAATAAATTTAAAAAACTTTGTGATGATTTAAAAATAGAAAAAACTGGTATATTGAAAGATTTAAAAGCTGATTTAGATAAAAAAAATTTATCAGGAGTTAAAAAAGAAGCCTTTTTATTATCAAGAGGTGAACACTATAATGCAAAAATTATTAACGAATATTTTAAAATAAGTGGATTAAACACTAAATTAAAACTTCCAGAAGATTTTAAATTTATACTAAATGAAAATTTTTGTGATGGACAAATTGAAAATGAAACATATAAAAATATAGAAACTAATTTTTCATTTAAAGATGATGAAGTGTATATAATCCCTGGTTTTTATGGAGTAACAAAAAACAATGAAATTGCAGTGATGAGTCGAGGTGGTTCGGACTTAACAGGTGGAGAGATAGCTTATGCACTTGATGCTGATTTATATGAAAATTGGACCGACACAAATGGTGTATATGAAGTTGATCCACGTATTATAAATGATGCAAATGTTATACCTAGACTTACTTTTAAAGAGATTAGATTATTAAGTTCAAAAGGTTTCAATGTATTTCATTTTAATGCAATGTTAAATTGTAAAAAAAGCAAAATACCAATTAATATCAGAAATACAAATAATCCTTCAAATAAAGGTACAATGATTTTAAATGAAAGAGTTCCAATGGAAGATTTAGTTGGAATTGCTAAACTTGATAATATGGCTTCTATTCATATACAAAAAAATATGTTAGGGATGAGATTGGTTTTACTGCTGAATTATTGA
- a CDS encoding ACT domain-containing protein, which translates to MRIFEEYHVNTYHYPTDKDDIAILVDQEDLKGNINNLRRQIEKRLKTNRITVTYNLSIITLVGIGLKENAFALVDAITALKDNNITFEMFDMSPSKISFHIGVSQNIADAALKTLHNKLIKGK; encoded by the coding sequence TTGAGAATTTTTGAAGAATACCATGTAAATACTTACCATTATCCAACAGATAAAGATGATATTGCTATATTAGTTGATCAAGAAGACTTAAAAGGAAATATCAACAATTTAAGAAGACAAATTGAAAAAAGATTAAAAACAAATAGAATCACAGTTACATATAACCTATCTATAATTACTCTAGTAGGTATTGGTTTAAAAGAGAATGCTTTTGCCCTAGTAGATGCCATAACAGCTCTTAAAGACAATAATATCACATTTGAGATGTTTGATATGAGTCCTTCAAAAATATCGTTTCACATTGGAGTATCACAAAATATTGCTGATGCTGCTTTAAAAACACTCCATAATAAACTTATTAAAGGTAAATAA